In Rhododendron vialii isolate Sample 1 chromosome 9a, ASM3025357v1, the following are encoded in one genomic region:
- the LOC131300193 gene encoding large ribosomal subunit protein uL10-like, with translation MASKAVKKIAYDKKLCQLLDEYTQILIAAVGNVGSNQLQNIRQRLRGDFVFLMGKNTIMKRSIRIHAEKTGNNAFLIQIPVLVGNVGLISTKGNLKEVSEEVAKYKIALDQKRVLYPPTRLAQQVKLQQYQLIEQLQHPLRRFWHLLL, from the exons ATGGCATCAAAGGCGGTGAAGAAGATCGCGTACGACAAGAAGCTGTGCCAGCTCCTCGACGAGTACACGCAGATCCTCATCGCGGCGGTGGGCAACGTGGGGTCCAACCAGTTGCAGAACATACGCCAGCGGTTGAGGGGTGATTTCGTGTTCCTCATGGGGAAGAACACCATCATGAAGCGGTCCATCAGGATCCACGCCGAGAAGACCGGTAACAACGCCTTTCTCATTCAGATCCCCGTCCTCGTG gGTAATGTGGGTTTGATTTCCACCAAGGGTAATCTGAAGGAGGTGAGTGAAGAGGTGGCTAAGTACAAG ATTGCCCTGGATCAAAAAAGAGTATTGTATCCTCCAACTCGACTGGCACAACAAGTAAAACTGCAGCAGTACCAGTTGATAGAGCAGCTACAACACCCGCTTCGCAGATTCTGGCATCTACTCCTTTGA
- the LOC131300167 gene encoding syntaxin-31: protein MSMASAGVSTYRDRTSEFRSLSETLKKIGGANESGESHNGPSPPKLPASSYRSEFNKKASRIGLGIHETSLKIARLAKLAKRSSIFDDPLKEIQELTALVKDDITSLNMAISDLQTLQNLERADGNYSDDRVVHSTTVCDDLKNKLMGTTKQFQDVLTTRTENIKAHENRKQMFSTNIARENPLRQPAKTVTEPPPWSTPSGSSGSSQQSILPADGVQAGNQLRRRLAADNTPTHHMEMSMLQQVVPRQESYSQSRAVALQNVESTISELGGIFTHLATMVAHQGELAIRIDDNMEESLANVEGARSSLLRHLNQISSNRWLMIKIFAILIFFLMVFIFFVV from the exons ATGTCCATGGCGTCCGCCGGCGTCTCCACCTACCGCGACCGGACGTCGGAGTTCCGATCCCTATCGGAGACCTTGAAGAAGATAGGCGGAGCCAACGAGTCGGGCGAGTCGCACAACGGCCCGTCGCCGCCGAAACTCCCGGCGTCGTCGTACAGATCGGAGTTCAACAAGAAGGCCTCGCGGATCGGGTTGGGCATCCACGAGACGTCTCTCAAGATCGCCAGGCTTGCGAAAC TGGCCAAAAGGTCATCAATATTCGATGATCCACTCAAGGAAATTCAAGAACTAACTGCCTTGGTAAAAGATGACATCACTTCACTTAACATGGCAATCTCGGATTTGCAAACCCTTCAGAACTTGGAGAGAGCTGATGGGAATTATTCAGATGATAGAGTTGTCCACTCCACAACAGTTTGTGATGATCTGAAGAATAAACTTATGGGGACTACAAAACAGTTTCAGGATGTGTTAACTACCAGAACTGAG AATATCAAAGCTCATGAGAATAGGAAACAGATGTTCTCCACAAATATAGCGAGAGAGAACCCTTTGAGGCAGCCTGCGAAGACCGTTACTGAACCACCTCCTTGGTCAACTCCATCTGGTTCATCGGGGAGTTCACAACAGTCAAT ATTACCGGCAGATGGAGTTCAAGCTGGCAACCAATTGAG GCGGAGGTTAGCTGCAGACAACACTCCAACACACCATATGGAAATGTCGATGTTGCAGCAGGTGGTTCCAAGGCAGGAGAGTTACTCACAAAGCCGGGCAGTTGCTCTCCAAAATGTTGAATCAACAATTTCAGAGCTTGGTGGGATATTCACTCATTTGGCTACAATGGTTGCTCATCAAGGGGAATTGGCTATcag GATCGATGATAACATGGAAGAGTCGTTGGCAAATGTTGAAGGTGCTCGCAGTTCTCTGTTGAGGCATTTAAACCAAATATCATCAAACAGGTGGCTCATGATTAAGATATTCGCCATTTTGATCTTTTTCTTGATGGTATTCATCTTCTTTGTGGTTTGA